The Candidatus Woesearchaeota archaeon genomic interval AGCAGAATAAAGCACCTATCGAAAAACTGACCGACAAAGTAGCCACATATCTAATTCCAATCGCATTTCTTTTTGTCATTGGTATTTATTGGTATACACGCGATGTGAAAATGGTTATTGCAGCACTCATCTTTATGTCTCCAGCAGAGCTAGGGCTTGCCACGCCACTTGTAACAATTTCCGCTGTTGCACGTGCAGCAAAAGAAGGAATCCTCATCAAAGGAGGACTCTATTTAGAAGAACTTGCAAAAGTCGATACATTTGTGTTTGACAAAACAGGTACACTCACCACTGGAATGCCAAATATTCAAACAGTCACATCATATGATCAGAATTACACCCAAAATGATGTTCTCTCATTTGCTGCGTCAGCAGACCGACGATCAAGTCATCCAATAGCGAAAAGCATTGTCGCATATGCAGCACAAAAGAAGATTAGATTAGTGGAACCGACACGCTTTACCGTAGTACATGGTAGAGGAGCACGCGCCACTGTGAACGGAAAAAATGTCTTAGTAGGTAATAAAAAATTCCTCACAGAAAACAACATCGAAGTCTCTCAAAACGCAACACGAACAACCATCTTTGTCGCTGTTAATAAACGCGTCATCGGAGCTATAACTATCAATGATACAATACGGCCAGAAGCAAAAAAAGCCATCGAGGCACTACGCAAAAGTGGAGTGAAACACTTTGTCATGCTCACAGGAGACAATGAAGAGAGCGCACAAACCGTTGCACGAGCCATTGGCATCACTGAATGGAAAGCAAACCTACTACCTGAAGAAAAAATAGATTACATCAAAAAATTACAAAAACATGGACGCATCGTTGCAATGGTTGGCGATGGCATCAACGATGCTCCAGCACTGGCGCAAGCAAGCATCGGATTGGCAATGGGAGCAATTGGCACACAAGCAGCAATGGAAGCAGCAGATGTTGTCCTTGTAAACGACAACTTACTCAAAATCGCACGCGCAAAAGCAATCAGCAAACGATCGTATCGAACTATCAAAGAAAACGTGTTCGTCGGCGTTGGAGTCGTACACGTCATAGGCATAACACTCGTACTGCTACGCATCATCGGACCAGTAGAAGCAGCAGCAATACATCTCGTGCCAGACGTAGCAGTATTACTCAATTCGGTAAAACTCTTACGAGTAAACATTCAATAGAACATAAAGAAATTCTCCAGCGAAACATTGTCTTCTTTTCAATACCACTTATAATTCAGTTAATTGCAGGGATAATTATGATTTATGCGGTGTTTCTCATGTCAAAAAAATCTTATACTTGATATGTTAAAATTGTCCCCTTGATACTTGTTCTTTATGGCTCACTTTGTTCGCTGGATTGAAACGACTGCCACTAAAATTTAACTCTTCGGTTTTCGGCTTCGCCGACCGTTGCACTAAACCTCGTTCCTATGGAAGCGTATAACAGCGATTTACCGACTACGCTCGGTTGCACCTCGCTCCGTCCAAATTGATTTTTCGAGGTAAAAATTTGTGGGTTGCCTCAAATGTTTACAGCTCTGAAAAATCAACTTCGGTAAATCGCATATGTTATATGAAATTTAGATTTTGGGCTAGAAATAAAATAATAGTAACCGAAAAGCTTTAGTTCATCCAACCATCATAACCAGATTGGTCTATTCCATTTTCATTTCTGCCTGATGCCTTTGTCATATCAACTTTGAGGAATTGCTTTCCTGTTTTTCTGCAATAATCTTCAAGCATTTCTATGCTTCTTCGGACTGCTGTTTCTTTATATTCATCACTGGTTCCAATCCCTTTTTTCAATCTTTCAATTCCAAGTCGCGCTTCTTTTCTTAATCCCTCGACATTCATTC includes:
- the cadA gene encoding cadmium-translocating P-type ATPase, whose protein sequence is MGYFQFLFAKEHRMEILRITTVGIASILFWLHILPLSVLLVAIAFGVYSLIKTAVLELVREKKIGTELFISIAVIVGVLGKEYLAAAIVLMIILIAEYIASVNTEKTRASIQDLIGTIPTTITVYRNNKEITVKLESVRVGDIILARTGERLPVDGIIIKGTATINQAPITGESTPQEKKKDDTVYAGTIITTGAINIKVTKLVQDTVFARIIKLVEDAEQNKAPIEKLTDKVATYLIPIAFLFVIGIYWYTRDVKMVIAALIFMSPAELGLATPLVTISAVARAAKEGILIKGGLYLEELAKVDTFVFDKTGTLTTGMPNIQTVTSYDQNYTQNDVLSFAASADRRSSHPIAKSIVAYAAQKKIRLVEPTRFTVVHGRGARATVNGKNVLVGNKKFLTENNIEVSQNATRTTIFVAVNKRVIGAITINDTIRPEAKKAIEALRKSGVKHFVMLTGDNEESAQTVARAIGITEWKANLLPEEKIDYIKKLQKHGRIVAMVGDGINDAPALAQASIGLAMGAIGTQAAMEAADVVLVNDNLLKIARAKAISKRSYRTIKENVFVGVGVVHVIGITLVLLRIIGPVEAAAIHLVPDVAVLLNSVKLLRVNIQ